Proteins encoded in a region of the Flavobacteriales bacterium genome:
- a CDS encoding RNA methyltransferase, producing the protein MRKLKNKELNRLNLEEFKSTKKLPIVIVLDNVRSAHNVGSIFRTSDAFLIEKVMLCGICPTPPKKEIRKTALGATESVDWEYFENTIDCIKSLSEDNFSILSVEQADNSIKLQNFEIDTSKKIALIFGNEVSGVSDDCIDLSNGVIEIPQHGTKHSFNVSVSAGIVLWDLAKKL; encoded by the coding sequence ATGCGTAAGTTAAAAAATAAGGAGTTAAATCGTTTAAATTTAGAAGAATTTAAAAGTACAAAAAAATTACCGATTGTTATCGTGCTCGATAACGTTAGAAGTGCCCATAATGTAGGTTCAATATTCAGAACTTCAGATGCCTTTTTGATTGAAAAGGTAATGCTCTGTGGTATTTGTCCAACTCCACCAAAAAAAGAAATACGAAAAACTGCTTTGGGAGCAACCGAATCTGTTGATTGGGAATACTTCGAAAATACAATCGACTGCATTAAATCTCTATCTGAAGATAATTTTTCCATACTTAGCGTTGAACAAGCGGACAACTCTATTAAACTTCAGAATTTTGAGATTGATACATCAAAAAAAATTGCCTTAATTTTTGGCAATGAAGTAAGTGGAGTAAGTGATGATTGTATTGACTTAAGTAATGGAGTTATAGAAATACCCCAGCACGGAACAAAACATTCTTTCAACGTTTCAGTCAGTGCTGGGATTGTTCTTTGGGACTTAGCTAAAAAGCTA